In one window of Haloimpatiens sp. FM7315 DNA:
- the dprA gene encoding DNA-processing protein DprA codes for MSIYDLWLQRVNVSNRIKLELFKKFKKSEEIWYYCMSRELPMNENARKKFISAWEKDKLYEIIEKINKSNINTVVYGEKNYPKSLENYSDVPIMLFYKGKIERLNDNICVSIVGARNNSFYGEQATKYIVKELSKYHVNIISGMARGIDSIAHLTTLKNNEYTCGILGSGIDVIYPKENEKLYYSIIENGCIMSEFLPGTKPYSYNFPIRNRIISALAALLIVVEAGEKSGTLITANYALEQGKNIIVVPGTIFSEQSKGTNKLIRDGAYVFTEISDVLDLIGLELYNKKQYNKICSNEYNNDKNKGDIHSMLYRLICDSPIHIDDIKKDVMLT; via the coding sequence TTGAGTATATATGATTTATGGCTTCAAAGGGTAAACGTATCTAATAGAATAAAGCTAGAATTGTTTAAAAAGTTTAAAAAATCTGAAGAAATATGGTATTATTGTATGAGTAGGGAATTACCTATGAATGAAAATGCCAGAAAGAAATTTATTTCTGCTTGGGAAAAAGATAAGTTATATGAGATTATAGAGAAAATAAATAAATCAAATATTAATACTGTTGTATATGGGGAAAAGAATTACCCTAAAAGTTTAGAAAACTACTCTGATGTACCAATTATGTTATTTTATAAAGGTAAAATTGAAAGACTTAATGATAATATATGTGTTTCAATTGTAGGTGCTAGAAATAATAGTTTTTACGGAGAGCAAGCTACAAAATATATAGTTAAAGAACTTTCTAAGTACCATGTAAATATAATAAGCGGTATGGCAAGAGGCATAGATAGTATCGCTCACCTTACTACGTTAAAAAATAATGAATATACTTGTGGAATTTTGGGCTCTGGTATAGATGTTATTTATCCAAAAGAAAACGAAAAACTTTATTATTCAATTATAGAAAATGGATGTATTATGTCTGAATTTTTGCCAGGAACTAAACCTTATAGTTATAATTTTCCTATTAGAAACAGAATTATTAGCGCATTAGCAGCATTGTTAATAGTTGTAGAAGCCGGAGAAAAAAGTGGAACTCTTATTACTGCAAATTATGCCCTTGAACAGGGGAAGAATATAATTGTTGTTCCAGGGACAATATTTTCAGAACAAAGCAAAGGTACTAATAAATTAATTAGAGATGGAGCTTATGTATTTACAGAAATTTCTGATGTTCTTGATTTAATTGGATTAGAATTATATAATAAAAAACAATATAATAAAATTTGTAGTAATGAATATAATAATGATAAAAACAAAGGTGATATACATAGCATGCTATATAGATTAATTTGTGATTCACCAATCCATATTGATGATATAAAAAAAGATGTAATGTTGACATAA